Within Candidatus Nanopelagicales bacterium, the genomic segment GTTGCCGGTTGCCTACACGTTCGTCTTCTCGTTCAACGATGCGGGTAAGTCGAACCTGGTGTGGAAGGGCTTCACGCTCAAGAACTGGGCGAATCCCTGTGGCGCTCCGGAGGTCTGTACGTCACTGCGGAACTCGTTGACGATCGGTTTCATCGCGACCCTGGTGGCCGTCATTCTCGGCACGATGGTTGCCTTCGCGCTGAGCCGCCACCGGTTCCACGGCCGATCAAGCACCAACCTGTTGATCTTCCTGCCAATGGCCACGCCTGAGGTTGTCTTGGGTGCTTCGCTGCTGGCGTTGTTCTTGAACATGGCCCTCCCACTGGGCTACTGGACGATCGTGATTGCGCACATCATGTTCTGTGTGTCGTTCGTAGTGGTGACGGTGAAGGCTCGCGTGGCGGGACTTGATCCGCGGCTGGAACAAGCAGCCGAGGACCTTTACGCCAACGCGCGGCAGACTTTCTGGAAGGTCACCTTCCCGTTGGTTGCACCCGGTATCGCGGCCGCCGCGTTGCTGGCATTCTCGCTGTCGTTCGATGACTTCATCATCACGAACTTCAACTCCGGTCAGACCAACACGTTCCCCAAGTTCGTGTACACGTCGGCCCAGCGTGGAATTCCAGCGCAGGCGAACGTGATTGGATCGATCATGTTCTTCGTCGCCTTGGCGATTGTGCTCGGCGCGCAGATCGTTCGCAGCAGGCGCAACAAAGCCTGACCACAGGACCTCGGTGGCAACTGAGCAGCTCCTCGAGCTGCTGAATCGTGCTGGCGTGCCAGCGGTCTCGGTCGCTGCGCGCGTAGGCAATAGCGACGAGCTCGCGGCGCCCTGGTTGCGGGAAAAGTACGCGGGCGAGCTCGGTGGTACCCATCCGCTGACGGTCGGCCTGACCGATGGCCGCACGATCGACGTCATCGCCAAAATTCGGTCCGACGCCGGCATTTCGAAGACACTGATGCCTGGGGTCTATGAGCAGCTCGGCATTGAGTTGCCGCTTGCGTACTCGCGGTTCCGCGCGGCGCGGGAGATGGCGTCTGTACTCGACCGGGAGATCAACATCTATCGGCTGCAACCCGAGGTCCCACCGTTGGCCAGCTATCAGCCTCGCTATATCGGCTCAGTCATCGACGAGGCAACCGATCTGTCCGTGCTCGTGTTGGAGTTCATACGCGAACCGCGGTTGATGGATACCGGGGCTCACGTCACGGGTTGGACCAATGATGACGTTGAACTGCAACTGTCGGCGATCGGCCAGGTCCACGGCAGCTTCCTGCGGCCGGGGGTTCGACCGTCTGGCTTGGACTTCTTGCCGGAATCGTTCACGGCTGCCGACGTCGTTGCCGACGCTGACTTCTGGCGCGCCGGTGTTGAGTTCGTCCACGCGCGGCGCCCAGACCTGTTGAGTGCGGAGGGATTGCGGCTACGAGAACAACTCATCACCAGCGCTGCCGACTGGTACGGCCCGGTCGAGACCCATCCACACACGCTGGTTCACAACGATTTCAACCCGCGCAACGCCTGCTTTCGACGGGTCGGCCGCCCGGTCATCTACGACTGGGAGTTGGCGATGTGGGGTGTTCCGCAGCGTGACCTGGTGGAGATGATGATGTTCACGACGGCGCCCGAGCACAGTGACGAGTACCTGCGGGGTTTGGTGACGCGTCAGTTTGGTTTGGTGGCCTCGAACCGCCCGGACGTCGACCTCAGTGAAACCGATTGGTGGGAGGCATTCCGCGGCGAGGTGTTCTACCAAACCCTCAACCGGCTGGTCTTCCAGCAGACGCTTGGGGAGACGGTCGCCCTTGGCTACGTCGAGCGAATCACTGGCGCAATGAATCGACTGCTACGGCTCGTCGGGTAGCGAAACGGTCACCGGGGTGAGTCGCCCGCGAGCAGCGACATCAGCCGGCCGGTTTCCGCTATGCGTTGAGTGGTGCTTTGGTAGGCGGTTCGCGCGACACTCGACTCCCGACCGGTAGCCATCGGGTTACTGCCCATTGCCTCAATGTCTCGCTGGTTAGGTGCGAACAGGAAGACATCCACTCCGTCTGCTCGCAGGGCCGCAGCCTCGCGATCGACCTGCCGACGGATCACCCGCCGCCAGGGCATGTCGACCGCGAACCGGAGCCCGGAATGAACCGCCATGGGTGCGCTGATAATCACCGCGTCGAGGCCTTGGCCGACGAGCGCGTCGGCATTGCAGGCCGAGGTCATACCGCCGTCGACGTAGCGGTCGCCGTCGATCTTCACCGGCGCGAAGTAACCGGGGATTGCGCAGGAGGCCGCAACCGCCGAACCGATGGACGGAAGCGGCTCGGACCCCGGCTGGCCGAAG encodes:
- a CDS encoding ABC transporter permease; amino-acid sequence: MSTSVATLTPANKPTPEARPTSYKIKRWFGRNTLRIYAVFAFIYLMLPVAYTFVFSFNDAGKSNLVWKGFTLKNWANPCGAPEVCTSLRNSLTIGFIATLVAVILGTMVAFALSRHRFHGRSSTNLLIFLPMATPEVVLGASLLALFLNMALPLGYWTIVIAHIMFCVSFVVVTVKARVAGLDPRLEQAAEDLYANARQTFWKVTFPLVAPGIAAAALLAFSLSFDDFIITNFNSGQTNTFPKFVYTSAQRGIPAQANVIGSIMFFVALAIVLGAQIVRSRRNKA
- a CDS encoding phosphotransferase, coding for MATEQLLELLNRAGVPAVSVAARVGNSDELAAPWLREKYAGELGGTHPLTVGLTDGRTIDVIAKIRSDAGISKTLMPGVYEQLGIELPLAYSRFRAAREMASVLDREINIYRLQPEVPPLASYQPRYIGSVIDEATDLSVLVLEFIREPRLMDTGAHVTGWTNDDVELQLSAIGQVHGSFLRPGVRPSGLDFLPESFTAADVVADADFWRAGVEFVHARRPDLLSAEGLRLREQLITSAADWYGPVETHPHTLVHNDFNPRNACFRRVGRPVIYDWELAMWGVPQRDLVEMMMFTTAPEHSDEYLRGLVTRQFGLVASNRPDVDLSETDWWEAFRGEVFYQTLNRLVFQQTLGETVALGYVERITGAMNRLLRLVG